One Paracidovorax avenae ATCC 19860 genomic region harbors:
- a CDS encoding phosphotransferase: MPSYEHFTGTRPVSEQHAFDTDALSAWMAEHVEGFEGPLAVEMFKGGQSNPTFKLNTPARSYVMRAKPGPVAKLLPSAHAVEREFQVMGGLAGTGVPVPRMFALCEDESVIGRAFYIMEFLQGRVMWDQALPDMDPAGRGAIYDEMNRVIAALHTVPFAERGLAGYGKPGNYFERQIGRWSKQYVASITQPIEAMDRLMEWLPAHMPASARDESRVSIVHGDFRLDNLMFHPTEPHVIAVLDWELSTLGHPLADFSYHCMAWHIPPGMFRGIGGLDHAALGIPTEDEYIRRYCERTGFGTPEALRADWNFYLAYNLFRLASILQGIAKRVEDGTASSAQARASGEGARPLAEMAWGFAQRM, translated from the coding sequence ATGCCCTCTTACGAACACTTCACCGGCACCCGCCCCGTTTCCGAGCAGCATGCATTCGACACGGATGCCCTCTCGGCCTGGATGGCGGAGCATGTGGAAGGCTTCGAGGGCCCGCTGGCGGTGGAGATGTTCAAGGGCGGGCAGTCCAACCCCACCTTCAAGCTGAACACGCCCGCGCGCAGCTACGTGATGCGCGCCAAGCCCGGCCCGGTGGCGAAACTGCTGCCCTCGGCCCATGCCGTGGAGCGCGAGTTCCAGGTGATGGGCGGGCTGGCCGGCACCGGCGTGCCGGTGCCGCGCATGTTCGCGCTGTGCGAGGACGAATCCGTGATCGGGCGCGCCTTCTACATCATGGAGTTCCTGCAGGGCCGCGTGATGTGGGACCAGGCCCTGCCGGACATGGACCCTGCCGGGCGCGGGGCCATCTACGACGAGATGAACCGCGTGATCGCGGCCCTGCACACCGTGCCCTTCGCCGAGCGCGGCCTCGCGGGCTACGGCAAGCCGGGCAACTACTTCGAGCGGCAGATCGGCCGCTGGAGCAAACAGTACGTGGCCTCCATCACGCAGCCCATCGAGGCCATGGACCGGCTCATGGAGTGGCTGCCGGCCCACATGCCCGCCAGCGCGCGCGACGAAAGCCGCGTCTCCATCGTGCACGGCGACTTCCGGCTCGACAACCTGATGTTCCACCCCACCGAGCCGCACGTGATCGCCGTGCTCGACTGGGAGCTCTCCACCCTCGGGCACCCGCTCGCGGATTTCAGCTACCACTGCATGGCCTGGCACATCCCGCCCGGCATGTTCCGCGGCATCGGCGGCCTGGACCACGCCGCGCTGGGCATCCCCACCGAAGACGAATACATCCGCCGCTACTGCGAGCGCACCGGCTTCGGCACGCCCGAAGCGCTGCGCGCGGACTGGAACTTCTACCTCGCCTACAACCTGTTCCGCCTCGCCTCCATCCTGCAGGGCATCGCCAAGCGCGTGGAGGACGGCACCGCGTCCAGCGCCCAGGCGCGCGCCTCGGGCGAAGGCGCCCGGCCCCTGGCCGAGATGGCCTGGGGATTCGCGCAGCGCATGTAG
- the thiS gene encoding sulfur carrier protein ThiS: MNVVINQKATELPEGATVAHAIAAIAARPPFAVAVNTVFVPQARHAGHALRPGDRVEIIAPVTGG, encoded by the coding sequence ATGAACGTCGTCATCAACCAGAAAGCCACCGAGCTGCCCGAGGGCGCCACCGTGGCCCATGCCATCGCGGCGATCGCCGCCCGCCCGCCTTTCGCGGTGGCCGTCAACACCGTGTTCGTCCCCCAGGCCCGCCATGCCGGCCACGCGCTGCGACCCGGCGACCGGGTGGAGATCATCGCGCCCGTGACGGGCGGCTGA
- a CDS encoding acyl-CoA dehydrogenase family protein has product MDFDYSPKTRDLQARLLKFMDEHIYPSEAAYTAELAANTAADRRWTALDTIEQLKPKARAAGLWNLFLPVDSAAASGYEGAGLTNQEYAPLAEIMGRVPWASEVFNCSAPDTGNMETIARYGSEENKARWLRPLLEGEIRSAFAMTEPDVASSDATNISTRIERQGDEYVINGRKWWISGAADPRCKVFITMGKSDPEAPKHSQQSMVLVPADTPGIRILRPLNVLGYDDAPHGHVEMVFENVRVPASNILLGEGRGFEIAQGRLGPGRIHHCMRLIGLAERALELMCRRASARVAFGKTVAQQTVTQERIAEARCKIDMARLLTLKAAWLMDVAGNKVAKTEIAMIKVVAPSMACQVIDWAMQVHGGGGMCDDFPLAYAYAGARTLRFADGPDEVHRNAIAKWELGKYSAYGRGAEVPVTRGC; this is encoded by the coding sequence ATGGATTTCGACTACTCCCCTAAGACCCGTGACCTGCAGGCGCGCCTGCTGAAGTTCATGGACGAGCATATCTACCCGTCCGAAGCCGCCTACACCGCGGAACTGGCCGCCAACACGGCCGCGGACCGGCGCTGGACGGCGCTCGACACCATCGAGCAACTCAAGCCCAAAGCCCGCGCGGCCGGCCTCTGGAACCTGTTCCTGCCGGTCGATTCCGCCGCGGCCTCCGGCTACGAAGGCGCCGGGCTCACCAACCAGGAATACGCGCCGCTTGCCGAGATCATGGGCCGCGTGCCCTGGGCCAGCGAGGTGTTCAACTGCTCCGCGCCCGACACCGGCAACATGGAGACGATCGCCCGCTACGGCAGCGAGGAGAACAAGGCCCGCTGGCTGCGCCCCCTGCTGGAAGGCGAGATCCGCTCGGCCTTCGCCATGACCGAGCCCGACGTGGCCTCCAGCGACGCGACCAACATATCGACCCGCATCGAGCGCCAGGGCGACGAGTACGTCATCAACGGCCGCAAGTGGTGGATCTCCGGCGCGGCCGACCCGCGCTGCAAGGTCTTCATCACCATGGGCAAGAGCGACCCCGAGGCGCCCAAGCACTCGCAGCAGAGCATGGTCCTGGTGCCCGCGGACACGCCCGGCATCCGCATCCTGCGCCCGCTCAACGTGCTGGGCTACGACGATGCGCCCCACGGCCACGTCGAGATGGTGTTCGAGAACGTGCGCGTGCCGGCCAGCAACATCCTGCTGGGCGAAGGCCGCGGCTTCGAGATCGCCCAGGGCCGCCTGGGCCCCGGCCGCATCCACCACTGCATGCGCCTGATCGGCCTGGCCGAGCGCGCGCTGGAGCTGATGTGCCGCCGCGCCTCCGCGCGCGTCGCCTTCGGCAAGACCGTGGCCCAGCAGACCGTGACGCAGGAGCGCATCGCCGAGGCCCGCTGCAAGATCGACATGGCCCGCCTGCTCACGCTCAAGGCCGCCTGGCTGATGGACGTGGCCGGCAACAAGGTCGCCAAGACCGAGATCGCGATGATCAAGGTCGTCGCCCCCAGCATGGCCTGCCAGGTAATCGACTGGGCCATGCAGGTGCACGGCGGCGGCGGCATGTGCGACGACTTCCCGCTGGCCTATGCCTATGCCGGCGCGCGCACCCTGCGCTTCGCGGATGGCCCGGACGAAGTGCACCGCAACGCCATCGCGAAGTGGGAGCTGGGCAAGTACTCGGCCTATGGCCGGGGGGCCGAGGTGCCGGTGACGCGCGGCTGCTGA
- a CDS encoding 3-hydroxyacyl-CoA dehydrogenase, giving the protein MTNPFPIVGIIGTGAMGQGIAQMAAQAGSQVLLLDNRPGAADTAQRNIQQQWERLAAKGRISGDEAAALAGRLAPAAALQDLAGCHLIIEAIVERLDAKQALFSELERIVPQAAVLATNTSSLSVTAIGAALKHPERLAGFHFFNPVPLMKVVEVIAGLKTDPAVCDRLSGLARAMGHTPVRAQDTPGFIVNHAGRGFGTEALRIVSEGVADFATVDRILRDQVGFRLGPFELMDLTALDVSQPVMESVYRQYYEEPRYRPSALAAQRLAAGLLGRKTGEGFYRYVDGQAQVPAEPPVPTVAEIPPVWVSSRAARRAEVFQLLKDLGARIETGTSPSPQAISLVAPLGFDITTVAVVERLDPARTIGIDMLVEDAATRRRVLATNPATRVDIRDAAHALFARDGKAVSVIRDSGGFVTQRVVATIVNIASDICQQGICSPADLESAVTLGLGYPLGPLAMGNRWGPANMLEVLFNLQTVYGDPRYRPSPWLRRRGAIGLSLLHEEA; this is encoded by the coding sequence ATGACCAACCCCTTCCCTATCGTAGGCATCATAGGCACGGGCGCCATGGGCCAGGGCATCGCCCAGATGGCGGCGCAGGCCGGCAGCCAGGTGCTGCTGCTCGACAACCGGCCGGGCGCGGCCGACACCGCGCAACGCAACATCCAGCAGCAGTGGGAACGCCTCGCCGCCAAGGGCCGCATCTCCGGCGACGAGGCCGCGGCGCTGGCCGGCCGGCTGGCTCCGGCCGCTGCGCTGCAGGATCTCGCCGGGTGCCACCTCATCATAGAAGCGATCGTGGAGCGCCTGGACGCCAAACAGGCGCTTTTTAGCGAACTCGAACGCATCGTCCCGCAGGCGGCGGTGCTTGCCACCAACACTTCCTCGCTGTCCGTGACGGCCATCGGCGCGGCGCTGAAGCATCCGGAACGCCTGGCGGGCTTCCATTTCTTCAACCCCGTCCCGCTCATGAAGGTGGTGGAGGTCATCGCCGGCCTGAAGACCGACCCGGCGGTGTGCGACCGGCTCTCCGGACTCGCCCGCGCCATGGGCCACACCCCGGTACGCGCGCAGGACACGCCCGGATTCATCGTCAACCACGCCGGGCGCGGCTTCGGCACGGAAGCGCTGCGCATCGTCAGCGAGGGCGTGGCCGACTTCGCCACGGTGGACCGCATCCTGCGCGACCAGGTCGGGTTCCGCCTGGGCCCGTTCGAGTTGATGGACCTGACCGCGCTCGACGTCTCGCAGCCGGTCATGGAATCCGTTTATCGGCAGTATTACGAAGAGCCGCGGTACCGCCCCAGCGCCCTGGCTGCGCAGCGGCTGGCCGCCGGGCTGCTCGGCCGCAAGACCGGCGAAGGCTTCTACCGCTACGTGGACGGCCAGGCGCAGGTACCGGCCGAGCCGCCCGTGCCCACGGTCGCGGAGATCCCGCCCGTGTGGGTGTCGTCGCGCGCCGCGCGGCGGGCCGAGGTGTTCCAGCTGCTCAAGGACCTGGGCGCCCGGATCGAGACCGGCACGTCCCCGTCGCCGCAGGCGATCTCCCTCGTGGCGCCGCTGGGCTTCGACATTACCACCGTGGCCGTGGTCGAACGCCTGGACCCGGCGCGCACCATCGGCATCGACATGCTGGTGGAGGACGCCGCCACCCGCCGACGCGTGCTGGCCACCAACCCCGCCACGCGCGTCGACATCCGCGATGCCGCGCACGCCCTCTTCGCGCGCGACGGCAAGGCCGTGAGCGTGATCCGCGACAGCGGCGGTTTCGTGACGCAGCGCGTGGTGGCGACGATCGTGAACATCGCCAGCGACATCTGCCAGCAGGGCATCTGCAGTCCCGCCGACCTGGAATCGGCCGTCACGCTGGGCCTGGGCTATCCCCTGGGGCCGCTCGCCATGGGCAACCGCTGGGGGCCGGCGAACATGCTGGAGGTGCTGTTCAACCTGCAGACGGTGTATGGCGACCCGCGCTACCGCCCCAGCCCCTGGTTGCGCCGCCGCGGCGCGATCGGGCTGAGCCTGCTCCACGAAGAGGCCTGA
- a CDS encoding oxepin-CoA hydrolase, alternative type, translating to MPARLESTSHGQTLVLTIHNPEMRNALDFAIYAAGVEALNGAERTAEVRSVVITGAGGHFCAGGDLKGLQALRQQGAEAQGRAVEGLHHWIEAIRTYPKPVIAAVEGAAAGAGFSLALACDMVVAARDAVFVMAYAGIGLSPDGGASWSLAQALPRQLAAELLLCGERIGAERLHALGVVNRLARPQEALACALALAETLNARAPNAIAGTKELLSEAPLHTLARQLEKERDQFVRNLQHPNAGEGIAAFLDKRAPRYR from the coding sequence ATGCCCGCAAGACTCGAGAGCACCAGCCACGGCCAGACCCTCGTGCTGACCATCCACAACCCGGAGATGCGCAACGCGCTCGATTTCGCCATCTACGCGGCCGGCGTGGAAGCGCTCAACGGCGCCGAGCGCACGGCCGAAGTGCGCTCCGTCGTCATCACCGGCGCCGGAGGGCACTTCTGCGCAGGCGGCGACCTGAAAGGCCTGCAGGCGCTCCGGCAGCAGGGTGCCGAGGCGCAGGGGCGCGCCGTGGAAGGGCTGCACCACTGGATCGAGGCCATCCGCACGTACCCCAAGCCGGTCATCGCCGCCGTGGAGGGCGCCGCCGCGGGCGCCGGATTCTCGCTGGCGCTGGCCTGCGACATGGTGGTGGCCGCGCGCGATGCCGTCTTCGTGATGGCCTACGCGGGCATCGGCCTGTCGCCGGATGGCGGCGCGAGCTGGAGCCTCGCGCAGGCGCTGCCGCGCCAGCTTGCCGCCGAACTGCTGCTGTGCGGCGAGCGCATCGGCGCGGAACGCCTGCATGCGCTGGGCGTGGTCAACCGGCTGGCGCGCCCGCAGGAAGCGCTGGCCTGCGCGCTCGCCCTGGCCGAGACGCTCAATGCCCGCGCGCCCAACGCCATCGCCGGCACCAAAGAGTTGCTCTCGGAGGCGCCCCTGCACACGCTGGCCCGGCAGCTCGAGAAAGAGCGCGACCAGTTCGTGCGCAACCTGCAGCACCCGAACGCCGGCGAAGGCATCGCCGCCTTCCTGGACAAGCGCGCGCCGCGCTACCGCTGA
- a CDS encoding Crp/Fnr family transcriptional regulator — protein MDDPILTIEEREAINTGRWFSSLSPSLRHDILRCAYVKRFKDGGLIAARGDPPEEWIACAKGAVRVSSTSISGKQITLTYVEPGIWFGDVSIFDGDRRTHDAYAHGDTTILCVAKADFRKILATHVEFYEAMLRLHARRIRQLYGLVEDLNTLPLRARLAKQLLHLVRSYGIPSLSQGDEIRIGLQLAQEELAQLLGASRQRVNQELKAMEREDAIRIEPGGLVVRDRDVLMRIAEADH, from the coding sequence ATGGACGACCCCATTCTTACCATCGAAGAACGAGAGGCGATCAATACCGGTCGCTGGTTTTCCTCCCTTTCCCCTTCGCTGCGGCACGACATACTCCGATGCGCCTACGTCAAACGCTTCAAGGATGGCGGCCTGATCGCCGCCCGCGGCGATCCGCCCGAGGAGTGGATCGCCTGCGCGAAGGGCGCCGTGCGCGTGAGCTCCACGTCGATCTCCGGCAAGCAGATCACGCTGACGTATGTCGAGCCGGGCATCTGGTTCGGCGACGTGTCGATCTTCGACGGGGACCGGCGCACGCACGATGCCTACGCGCACGGGGACACCACCATCCTCTGCGTGGCCAAGGCGGATTTCCGCAAGATCCTGGCCACGCACGTGGAGTTCTACGAAGCGATGCTGCGCCTGCATGCGCGGCGCATCCGCCAGCTCTACGGCCTGGTGGAAGACCTCAACACCCTGCCGCTGCGCGCGCGGCTGGCCAAGCAGCTGCTGCACCTCGTGCGCAGCTACGGCATCCCCAGCCTGTCGCAGGGCGACGAGATCCGCATCGGCCTGCAACTGGCGCAGGAAGAACTGGCGCAGCTGCTGGGCGCATCGCGCCAGCGCGTGAACCAGGAGCTGAAGGCCATGGAGCGCGAGGACGCCATCCGCATCGAGCCGGGCGGCCTCGTCGTGCGCGATCGTGACGTCCTGATGCGCATCGCCGAAGCCGACCACTGA
- a CDS encoding thiazole synthase, translated as MPDTASDDALVLYGQRFASRLLLGTARYPSPSVLEAAVRRARPAMVTASLRRQGSNPAEAGRGFWELLRRLDVPVLPNTAGCHSIQEAVTTAQMAREVFGTPWIKLELIGDDYTLQPDTLNLVEAASQLVRDGFHVLPYCTEDLVLCQRLVDVGCQAVMPWAAPIGTGRGPVNPYALRTLRERLDVPLLVDAGLGLPSHACQVMEWGYDGVLLNTAVALAQDPVAMAGAFADAVQAGRTARQAGAMSAQDAAQPSTPVLGTPFWHHDHG; from the coding sequence ATGCCCGACACCGCATCCGATGACGCCCTGGTCCTCTACGGCCAGCGCTTCGCCAGCCGGCTCCTGCTGGGAACCGCCCGCTATCCCTCGCCCAGCGTGCTGGAGGCCGCCGTGCGGCGTGCCCGCCCGGCCATGGTGACCGCCTCGCTGCGGCGCCAGGGCAGCAATCCCGCGGAAGCCGGCAGAGGCTTCTGGGAACTGCTGCGCCGGCTGGACGTGCCGGTGCTGCCGAACACCGCCGGCTGCCACAGCATCCAGGAGGCCGTCACCACCGCCCAGATGGCCCGCGAAGTCTTCGGCACGCCCTGGATCAAGCTGGAGCTGATCGGCGACGACTACACGCTGCAGCCAGACACGCTGAACCTCGTGGAGGCCGCCTCCCAGCTGGTGCGCGACGGCTTCCACGTGCTGCCCTACTGCACCGAAGACCTCGTGCTTTGCCAGCGCCTGGTGGACGTGGGCTGCCAGGCCGTCATGCCCTGGGCCGCGCCCATCGGCACCGGCCGCGGCCCCGTCAACCCCTATGCGCTGCGCACGCTGCGCGAGCGGCTGGACGTGCCCCTGCTCGTGGATGCGGGCCTGGGCCTGCCTTCCCATGCCTGCCAGGTGATGGAGTGGGGCTACGACGGCGTGCTGCTCAACACGGCCGTGGCCCTGGCGCAGGACCCGGTGGCCATGGCCGGCGCCTTCGCCGACGCGGTGCAGGCCGGACGCACTGCCCGGCAGGCCGGCGCCATGTCCGCGCAGGACGCGGCCCAGCCGAGCACGCCCGTGCTCGGCACCCCTTTCTGGCACCACGACCATGGCTGA
- a CDS encoding thiamine phosphate synthase: MAEDSTLQAMADAIVQAHAAAFAGFPAQPMPAPAHGGAAYAAALRACSQLGFIAVDADCLARAWQARTDRTGHFDAAQWPGEPVDFGLQPRPHARPFAHCPDRLGLYAVLPDAHWVGRMARAGVPTVQLRFKSEDGAAVEREVRAAVEAVRGTPALLFINDHWQAAIEAGAYGVHLGQEDLDALAPGSLETLRTSGLRLGVSTHGYAEMVRADAAAPSYVAMGAVFPTTLKKMATVPQGLARLAGYARLMRGYPQVAIGGIGAEQFAEVLATGVGSIAVVRALVNAPDPEAAARDLMRRMGR, encoded by the coding sequence ATGGCTGAAGATTCCACCCTCCAGGCGATGGCCGATGCCATCGTGCAGGCCCATGCGGCGGCCTTCGCCGGCTTTCCCGCCCAGCCCATGCCGGCCCCCGCGCACGGCGGAGCGGCCTATGCCGCCGCCCTGCGCGCCTGCAGCCAGCTCGGCTTCATCGCCGTGGACGCCGACTGCCTCGCTCGCGCCTGGCAGGCCCGGACGGACCGCACGGGCCACTTCGACGCAGCGCAATGGCCCGGCGAGCCCGTGGACTTCGGCCTGCAGCCCCGGCCCCATGCCCGCCCCTTCGCCCACTGCCCGGACAGGCTCGGCCTGTACGCCGTGCTGCCCGACGCCCACTGGGTCGGCCGCATGGCGCGGGCCGGCGTGCCGACGGTGCAGTTGCGCTTCAAGTCGGAAGACGGCGCGGCCGTCGAACGCGAAGTGCGGGCCGCGGTGGAGGCGGTGCGGGGCACCCCTGCCCTGCTCTTCATCAACGACCACTGGCAGGCCGCCATCGAGGCCGGCGCCTATGGCGTCCACCTGGGGCAGGAAGACCTCGATGCCCTGGCCCCCGGCTCGCTGGAGACGCTGCGCACCTCCGGATTGCGGCTCGGGGTGAGCACGCACGGGTATGCCGAGATGGTGCGCGCCGACGCGGCCGCCCCCAGCTACGTGGCCATGGGCGCGGTCTTCCCCACCACGCTCAAGAAAATGGCGACCGTACCCCAGGGGCTGGCCCGCCTCGCGGGCTACGCGCGGCTCATGCGCGGCTATCCGCAGGTGGCCATCGGCGGGATCGGCGCGGAGCAGTTCGCAGAGGTGCTCGCGACCGGCGTCGGGTCGATCGCCGTGGTACGCGCTCTGGTGAACGCCCCCGATCCGGAAGCCGCGGCGCGCGATCTCATGCGGCGCATGGGGCGCTAG